Proteins encoded by one window of Nicotiana tabacum cultivar K326 chromosome 10, ASM71507v2, whole genome shotgun sequence:
- the LOC107816234 gene encoding auxin response factor 18 has protein sequence MITFMDPKDKVKEIDKCLDSQLWHACAGSMVQMPPISSKVFYFPQGHSEHACGNVDFRSSNIRIPSYIPCKVSAIKYMADPETDEVFAKIRLIPVGRNEVELDDDGVVGMNGSDNQDKPASFAKTLTQSDANNGGGFSVPRYCAETIFPRLDYSADPPVQTILAKDVHGETWKFRHIYRGTPRRHLLTTGWSTFVNHKKLVAGDSIVFLRAENGDLCVGIRRAKRGIGGGPETSSGWNPAGGNCMVPYGGFSSFLREDENKLMRNGGNGNSSGNLMNRGKVKAESVIEAASFAASGQPFEVIYYPRASTPEFCIKASLVKSALQIRWCSGMRFKMPFETEDSSRISWFMGTISSVQVADPMRWPDSPWRLLQVTWDEPDLLQNVKRVSPWLVELVSNMPTIHLSPFSPPRKKLRLPQHPDFPLDGHHLPMPAFSGNHLLGPNSPFGCLPDNTPAGMQGARHAQYGLSLSDIHLNKLHSSLFHVGFPPLDQAAAHPRPPNSPMIRKPCNSENISCLLTMGNSTQDTTKKSDIGKAPQLVLFGQPILTEQQISLSCSGDTVSTVRTGNSSSDGNADKIGNVSDGSGSALNQRGLTESSPRDTFQSEPNTEIGHCKVFMESEDVGRTLDLSSIGSYEELCRKLANMFGIENSEMLSHVLYRDITGTVKQLGDEPYSDFIRTARRLTILTDSSSDNVGLRE, from the exons ATGATTACTTTTATGGATCCAAAGGACAAAGTGAAGGAAATAGATAAGTGCTTAGATTCTCAACTATGGCATGCTTGTGCTGGTAGTATGGTACAAATGCCCCCAATTAGTTCAAAAGTGTTTTACTTTCCTCAAGGACACTCGGAGCACGCCTGTGGAAATGTCGATTTTAGGAGCTCCAACATTAGGATTCCATCTTATATTCCGTGTAAAGTCTCGGCTATTAAATATATGGCAGATCCTGAGACTGATGAGGTTTTCGCCAAGATTAGGTTGATTCCTGTTGGTAGGAATGAAGTTGAACTTGATGATGATGGGGTTGTTGGGATGAACGGTTCGGATAACCAAGATAAACCTGCTTCATTTGCAAAGACATTGACACAATCTGATGCAAATAATGGTGGTGGTTTTTCTGTTCCGAGGTATTGTGCAGAGACGATCTTTCCTCGTTTGGACTACTCTGCGGATCCTCCTGTTCAGACCATCCTTGCTAAGGATGTTCACGGGGAGACGTGGAAATTCAGACATATTTACAGGGGTACGCCAAGGCGCCATCTTTTAACAACAGGATGGAGTACTTTTGTGAACCATAAAAAGCTTGTTGCTGGCGATTCCATTGTGTTCTTGAGAGCCGAAAACGGGGACCTTTGTGTAGGCATTAGGCGGGCAAAGAGGGGAATTGGAGGTGGACCTGAGACTTCTTCTGGCTGGAATCCGGCTGGTGGGAATTGTATGGTACCATATGGAGGGTTTTCCAGTTTTCTCAGGGAAGACGAGAATAAATTAATGAGAAATGGGGGGAATGGAAACAGTAGTGGGAATTTGATGAACAGGGGAAAGGTGAAGGCAGAATCAGTCATTGAAGCTGCAAGTTTTGCAGCCAGTGGACAGCCATTTGAGGTGATCTACTATCCTCGTGCGAGCACTCCAGAATTCTGCATTAAGGCCTCGCTTGTGAAGTCTGCGTTGCAGATCCGTTGGTGCTCGGGGATGAGGTTCAAGATGCCTTTCGAAACTGAAGATTCTTCAAGGATAAGCTGGTTCATGGGAACTATATCTTCAGTCCAGGTTGCCGATCCTATGCGATGGCCAGATTCACCGTGGAGGCTTCTTCAG GTGACGTGGGACGAACCTGATCTGCTTCAAAATGTGAAACGTGTCAGCCCATGGCTTGTGGAGTTAGTCTCAAACATGCCTACCATTCATCTTTCTCCCTTCTCACCCCCACGAAAGAAACTAAGATTACCTCAACATCCAGATTTTCCTCTTGATGGCCACCACCTTCCTATGCCGGCTTTCTCCGGCAACCACCTCCTAGGGCCTAATAGCCCCTTTGGTTGTCTTCCTGACAACACCCCTGCTGGCATGCAGGGAGCCAGGCATGCTCAATATGGTTTATCATTATCAGATATCCACCTCAATAAGTTGCATTCtagtttgtttcatgttggtttTCCGCCACTTGATCAGGCTGCAGCACACCCTAGACCCCCGAATAGTCCAATGATACGCAAGCCATGCAACAGTGAGAATATTTCTTGCTTGCTAACCATGGGAAATTCTACTCAGGACACTACGAAGAAATCTGATATTGGGAAAGCACCACAACTCGTGCTTTTCGGTCAACCTATACTTACTGAGCAGCAGATCTCACTTAGCTGCTCGGGAGATACTGTTTCTACTGTTCGTACAGGGAATAGTTCCTCGGACGGGAATGCAGATAAAATAGGTAATGTTTCTGATGGCTCAGGCTCTGCACTTAATCAACGTGGTCTAACGGAAAGCTCACCACGTGACACATTTCAGTCCGAACCAAATACTGAGATTGGACACTGCAAGGTTTTTATGGAATCAGAAGATGTAGGTCGCACTCTGGATCTTTCATCGATAGGATCTTATGAGGAGTTATGCAGGAAATTGGCAAATATGTTTGGCATTGAAAACTCAGAGATGCTTAGTCATGTGCTTTACCGAGATATCACTGGCACAGTCAAGCAACTTGGTGACGAACCATATAG CGACTTCATCAGAACAGCACGAAGGTTAACAATTCTAACAGATTCAAGCAGCGACAATGTAGGACTCAGGGAATAG